In one Leptospira mayottensis 200901116 genomic region, the following are encoded:
- a CDS encoding adenine phosphoribosyltransferase, with protein sequence MSIVKSKIRTIPDYPKPGILFRDITSLLLDPEGLALTIGTFVNRYQDKGITKVAGIEARGFLTGAPLAFQLGAGFIPIRKKGKLPSETVSEEYDLEYGKDVIEIHKDAVQPGDRILLMDDLIATGGTMIAAVKLLKKLGAQIYEAGVIIDLPDLGGSRKLQEELKVPVFAICEFEGH encoded by the coding sequence ATGTCTATTGTTAAATCTAAAATCAGAACCATACCTGACTATCCAAAACCAGGAATCTTGTTTCGCGATATTACTTCACTCTTACTCGATCCGGAGGGGCTTGCATTGACAATCGGAACGTTTGTCAATCGTTACCAAGATAAAGGAATCACAAAGGTAGCCGGAATCGAAGCTAGGGGTTTCCTCACGGGAGCACCTCTTGCTTTTCAACTCGGAGCCGGCTTTATTCCCATACGTAAAAAAGGAAAATTACCTTCCGAAACCGTGTCGGAAGAATATGACCTCGAATACGGAAAAGACGTGATCGAAATCCATAAGGATGCAGTCCAGCCGGGGGATAGGATTCTTCTGATGGACGATTTAATCGCAACCGGAGGTACTATGATTGCCGCAGTAAAACTTCTTAAAAAACTCGGAGCTCAAATCTACGAAGCCGGAGTTATCATTGATCTTCCAGATTTGGGTGGCAGCAGGAAACTTCAGGAAGAGCTTAAGGTTCCAGTTTTCGCGATTTGCGAGTTTGAAGGGCATTAG
- a CDS encoding AZOBR_p60025 family cell surface glycopolymer formation protein, which produces MDAFFSKIRSLFVNPLFILPLFVLLYALSSFLIWKKYDWNPSSQINFGMQFVVQNAAETPKGAVVFLGRPGDLGAGYDGQIFYYYSRMLSEFNLNWPKGFEENIRASRIGYPFFVSIFGWFGTWGTVFGMYFLNLVLILISWFLLRDLCGERHRIYSSFHLFSPFLLGSYSLLVCDAVLTGFLVITFWFYKKEKWIWFSLFGGISILTKEQALFLLFPLGIEALSKKKWKDAAIIVSTLLLPFLWAVFLRIQFPNWSPARFTDFFTPLDGLIGYWREINHPSIVFFLQVPNFETGLILFAKKFSRVPIFILFAVGLFILSSGNWKKGIAARLTFFLVIFSVFSAGYVLYWSSYENVSRMFTVSTAFLIFWKLEDDSISDFAYWIVTGSIVFIFLLKLTFISSTLPYEIWK; this is translated from the coding sequence TTGGATGCTTTTTTTTCAAAAATCCGATCCTTATTTGTAAATCCTCTCTTTATTCTTCCTCTGTTCGTCTTATTATATGCTCTTTCTTCCTTTTTAATCTGGAAAAAATACGATTGGAATCCGAGTTCCCAAATCAACTTCGGAATGCAATTCGTTGTTCAAAATGCGGCAGAAACCCCAAAAGGCGCGGTCGTATTTTTAGGTCGTCCCGGTGATTTAGGAGCTGGCTACGACGGACAAATCTTTTATTATTATTCCAGAATGTTAAGCGAATTCAATTTAAACTGGCCTAAAGGATTCGAAGAAAACATTCGTGCATCTAGAATCGGTTATCCATTCTTTGTTTCCATTTTCGGCTGGTTCGGAACCTGGGGAACCGTATTCGGAATGTATTTTCTAAATCTCGTCTTGATTTTGATTTCTTGGTTCTTATTAAGAGATCTTTGCGGCGAAAGGCATCGTATCTATTCGAGTTTCCATTTATTTTCACCTTTTCTTTTAGGAAGTTACTCACTTTTAGTCTGCGATGCGGTTCTAACCGGATTTTTAGTGATAACATTTTGGTTTTACAAAAAAGAAAAATGGATTTGGTTTTCTTTGTTCGGGGGAATTTCAATTTTAACAAAAGAACAAGCTCTCTTTTTACTTTTTCCTCTTGGAATTGAAGCTCTCTCGAAAAAAAAATGGAAAGATGCGGCAATAATCGTTTCGACTTTATTGTTGCCGTTTCTTTGGGCCGTTTTTCTAAGAATTCAATTCCCAAATTGGTCTCCAGCAAGATTCACAGATTTTTTCACTCCGTTAGACGGTCTTATCGGTTATTGGAGAGAGATCAATCATCCTTCCATAGTATTTTTTTTGCAAGTTCCCAATTTTGAAACGGGCCTGATTCTTTTTGCAAAGAAATTTTCTAGAGTTCCGATCTTTATTCTATTCGCCGTCGGTTTGTTTATTCTCAGTAGCGGAAATTGGAAAAAGGGAATCGCAGCGCGACTTACTTTTTTTCTAGTGATATTTTCCGTCTTTTCTGCAGGTTATGTACTGTATTGGTCTTCGTATGAAAACGTTTCTAGGATGTTCACAGTTTCAACCGCGTTTTTGATCTTTTGGAAGTTAGAGGACGACTCCATCTCAGATTTCGCTTATTGGATCGTTACCGGAAGTATCGTTTTTATTTTTTTGCTTAAACTTACATTTATCTCTTCGACGCTTCCCTACGAGATCTGGAAATGA
- the htpX gene encoding protease HtpX, translating into MWFKRIGLFLLTNILVVVTISIVTSVFGIGPYLDANGINLSSLVIFCFLWGMGGAFVSLLLSKFMAKMMMGVQIIDPRSASGAERELYSRVERLARAANLPMPEVGIYHSPEVNAFATGPSKSSSLVAVSSGLLQVMDNAEVEGVLAHELAHVANGDMVTMTLIQGIVNAFVMFFSRIISYALSTMVKDEMQYTVRLVSNIVLSILFSILGSIVVAYFSRTREYRADAGGAKLVGRQNMIAALEKLRRTFNAPEDERGKEALATMKISGHNKWMALFSTHPPLEARIAALKNSGY; encoded by the coding sequence ATGTGGTTTAAACGAATTGGGTTATTTTTGCTGACCAATATCCTCGTAGTCGTAACGATTTCGATCGTTACAAGTGTATTTGGAATCGGTCCATATTTGGATGCAAACGGAATTAATCTGAGTTCCCTAGTTATCTTCTGTTTTCTCTGGGGTATGGGAGGTGCGTTTGTATCTCTACTTCTCTCCAAGTTTATGGCGAAGATGATGATGGGAGTGCAAATCATCGATCCTAGATCTGCATCTGGTGCTGAAAGGGAATTGTATTCTAGAGTAGAGAGACTTGCAAGAGCGGCAAACCTTCCGATGCCCGAAGTGGGCATTTATCATTCTCCGGAAGTAAATGCATTTGCGACCGGACCTTCCAAGTCCAGTTCCCTTGTCGCGGTATCTAGCGGTTTACTTCAAGTAATGGATAACGCGGAAGTAGAAGGTGTTCTCGCACACGAGTTGGCACACGTTGCAAACGGAGACATGGTGACGATGACTCTGATTCAGGGTATTGTTAATGCTTTTGTAATGTTCTTCTCAAGGATTATTAGTTATGCTTTGAGTACGATGGTTAAAGACGAAATGCAATACACCGTACGTCTGGTTTCCAATATCGTTTTAAGCATTCTGTTCAGTATTCTCGGATCGATCGTAGTCGCATATTTCTCAAGGACCAGAGAATACCGCGCGGATGCAGGCGGAGCAAAACTCGTAGGACGTCAGAATATGATTGCGGCTCTTGAAAAACTAAGACGCACGTTTAATGCACCTGAAGATGAAAGAGGTAAAGAAGCTCTTGCTACAATGAAAATATCCGGACATAACAAATGGATGGCACTGTTTTCGACTCACCCTCCTTTAGAAGCGAGAATTGCGGCCCTGAAGAATTCAGGGTATTAA
- a CDS encoding S1C family serine protease, whose protein sequence is MTAILSGFLRIRIGLKCTVRFFSLGLLLCIQTKIYSVESPLSFDELRKGVVQIRVYSQAVNPFSPWTTDAVRAGSGTGFLIGNKRILTNAHVVSNARFVQVQRYNQTEWYGVKILHLAHDCDLAVLEAESPDFYKDSRDLQLGEIPELNSPLIVVGYPIGGNKVSVTRGIVSRKDQSVYSHSAVDSHLVLQVDAAINPGNSGGPAIQDDKVVGVAFQVAVKGENIGYLIPTNVIRHFLTDIEDGKYDGYVELGVRTLNSFNISLRKAKGIPDHLEGVFVSRVLKNGSAENYLKEGDFLTEIDGQPIGKNGTVMQDKDARVDFVEIVDNKHAGDNISFKLYRNGKEMSVSFPARRMSDFDFMRNQYDKQYDFEMIGGLLFQEMSRDLITSWGRGGNTSGGSQLLYRFFYFIEDGLNRTKKNDVVLYRKLSHPINSSAEYFVNLVLESVNGIPVTELSDLRKILKQSKDKYLRLKFLDVQVPLVLDREEAGKADEKIRKIYGLE, encoded by the coding sequence TTGACGGCTATATTATCTGGTTTTTTGAGGATTCGAATCGGTTTGAAATGCACGGTTCGTTTTTTTTCGCTTGGGCTGCTTCTTTGCATCCAGACCAAGATTTATTCCGTCGAAAGTCCTCTCTCTTTTGATGAACTCCGTAAAGGAGTTGTACAAATTCGGGTTTATTCCCAAGCGGTAAATCCGTTTTCCCCTTGGACGACCGATGCGGTTCGAGCCGGTTCAGGAACAGGTTTTTTAATCGGAAATAAAAGAATTCTTACCAACGCACACGTGGTTTCTAATGCGAGGTTCGTTCAGGTTCAGAGGTACAACCAAACCGAATGGTATGGTGTAAAAATTTTACATCTCGCGCACGATTGCGACTTGGCTGTTTTGGAAGCCGAAAGTCCCGATTTCTACAAGGACTCAAGAGATTTACAGCTCGGAGAAATTCCTGAGCTCAATTCTCCACTGATTGTGGTCGGTTATCCGATCGGAGGGAATAAGGTTTCGGTTACGAGAGGAATCGTTTCCAGAAAGGATCAATCGGTTTATTCCCATTCTGCCGTTGACAGTCATTTAGTCTTACAAGTGGATGCGGCGATTAATCCAGGAAATTCTGGAGGTCCAGCGATTCAGGACGACAAGGTCGTAGGAGTTGCGTTTCAGGTTGCAGTCAAGGGCGAGAATATCGGATATCTTATTCCCACAAACGTTATACGTCATTTTTTAACGGACATAGAAGACGGGAAATATGACGGATACGTGGAGCTTGGAGTAAGAACTTTGAATTCGTTTAATATTTCTTTGAGAAAGGCCAAAGGAATTCCGGATCATTTGGAAGGAGTTTTTGTTTCCAGAGTTTTAAAAAACGGTTCTGCAGAAAATTATTTAAAGGAAGGAGATTTTCTCACCGAGATAGACGGGCAACCGATCGGAAAAAACGGAACCGTTATGCAAGATAAGGACGCAAGAGTTGACTTTGTCGAGATCGTGGATAATAAGCATGCGGGAGACAATATCTCTTTCAAACTGTATAGGAATGGAAAAGAAATGTCTGTTTCTTTTCCAGCACGTCGTATGTCTGATTTCGATTTTATGAGAAATCAATATGATAAACAGTATGATTTTGAAATGATCGGCGGACTTTTATTTCAAGAAATGTCCCGAGATTTGATCACAAGTTGGGGGCGCGGCGGCAATACTTCCGGAGGAAGTCAGCTTTTATACAGGTTTTTTTACTTCATAGAAGACGGACTGAACCGGACAAAAAAAAACGACGTAGTTTTATACCGAAAACTTTCTCATCCAATCAATTCTTCCGCGGAATATTTTGTGAACCTAGTTTTAGAATCCGTGAACGGAATTCCTGTTACGGAATTGAGTGACCTAAGAAAGATCTTGAAGCAATCTAAGGATAAATATCTTCGTTTAAAGTTTTTAGATGTTCAGGTCCCTCTCGTTTTGGATCGCGAGGAAGCTGGAAAGGCGGATGAAAAAATCCGTAAAATTTATGGTCTGGAATAA
- a CDS encoding PDZ domain-containing protein, whose protein sequence is MLKIWIMPILICFSLGLFAEKVESDRILIKKKHYKTKKTNYDTKKNPVLSTKASALSGKGIQEIYHKSIVQIKVTYQEPEYHQPWKKKNPRVRRGVGVVTEGNRILIPYSLLPDATLIEVKKYSSYSEIKAVVFRHDPESNLALLRVEKKSFFDDLIPLTFSPVVVYPKQVNVYQLDNSGSIQTTSVTFLSMDMDQMPLGQVELPVVDVSSSEGLNGFGEVAIENGKVSGILYDFTSGKNSGRIIPSFVIQKFIETPGTDVFGYKGFRFRPITDGSVKKYYGMEKSDSGILVADVIPGSSASGVLKLEDIILEFGGKNVDSKGYIEHPLYGKQVLSFLAHSGDSFGYSLGKEIPMLVLRDKQKIRLSMKLKPFPYSAVRIPFKNIPASNDFAVEGGFVFLELSESLLEEWGKDWRSRVDRKLLYLYDYYKFHEKEEDVGKIVLLSQVLPDESNNGFHDLSFKIVEKIDGQGVKSVRDLKQNIRQGKSDYTLISLDDGTEIALDRTKLTEINERIYKSYKIRFSETGN, encoded by the coding sequence ATGTTAAAAATCTGGATCATGCCGATATTAATCTGTTTTTCGTTGGGGCTTTTTGCCGAAAAGGTAGAATCGGATCGTATTCTCATTAAAAAAAAACATTATAAAACGAAAAAAACAAATTACGATACCAAAAAAAACCCTGTGCTTTCAACGAAAGCTTCTGCTTTATCTGGTAAGGGAATTCAGGAAATCTATCATAAAAGTATCGTTCAGATCAAAGTCACTTATCAGGAGCCCGAATATCATCAACCTTGGAAGAAAAAGAATCCTAGGGTTCGAAGAGGAGTCGGGGTGGTCACAGAAGGAAATCGGATACTGATACCCTACTCGCTTTTACCGGATGCGACTTTGATCGAAGTAAAAAAATATTCTTCCTATTCCGAGATAAAAGCGGTCGTATTTCGTCACGATCCGGAATCCAATCTGGCTCTCCTTCGAGTCGAGAAAAAGAGTTTCTTCGATGATCTTATTCCGCTTACGTTTTCCCCGGTTGTCGTGTATCCGAAGCAGGTTAACGTTTACCAACTCGATAACTCCGGTTCGATTCAAACAACAAGCGTGACTTTTTTGAGTATGGACATGGATCAGATGCCTCTTGGTCAGGTAGAACTTCCCGTTGTGGACGTGAGTTCCAGCGAGGGTTTGAACGGTTTTGGAGAAGTTGCGATTGAGAACGGAAAAGTTTCCGGTATCCTTTATGATTTTACTTCTGGAAAAAATTCGGGGAGAATCATTCCCTCTTTTGTCATTCAAAAATTCATCGAAACTCCGGGAACGGACGTATTCGGTTATAAAGGGTTTCGTTTTCGCCCAATTACGGACGGCTCTGTAAAAAAATATTACGGTATGGAAAAATCCGACTCCGGAATTTTAGTTGCAGATGTGATTCCAGGCTCTTCAGCGAGTGGAGTCCTGAAGCTTGAGGATATCATTCTCGAATTTGGAGGTAAGAATGTGGATTCGAAAGGATATATCGAACATCCTTTGTATGGAAAACAGGTTCTTTCCTTTTTGGCACACTCCGGGGATTCGTTCGGATATTCATTAGGAAAAGAAATTCCTATGCTTGTATTGAGGGATAAACAAAAGATTCGTTTGAGCATGAAGTTGAAACCGTTTCCTTATTCGGCGGTTCGAATTCCGTTTAAAAATATTCCCGCTTCCAACGATTTTGCCGTAGAAGGTGGTTTTGTGTTTCTGGAACTTTCTGAATCCCTTCTGGAAGAATGGGGAAAGGATTGGAGATCCAGAGTGGATCGAAAACTTCTCTATCTTTATGATTATTATAAATTTCACGAAAAAGAGGAAGATGTCGGAAAGATCGTTCTTCTTTCTCAAGTTCTTCCGGATGAATCTAATAACGGTTTTCACGATCTTAGTTTTAAGATCGTGGAAAAAATTGACGGTCAAGGTGTGAAATCGGTCCGGGATTTAAAACAAAATATTAGACAAGGTAAATCCGATTATACTTTGATTTCTTTGGACGACGGAACCGAAATCGCTTTGGATAGAACGAAGTTAACGGAGATTAACGAAAGAATTTACAAGAGTTATAAAATTCGTTTTTCAGAAACCGGGAATTGA
- a CDS encoding TonB-dependent receptor plug domain-containing protein, giving the protein MFFSIRRFFQLKSIQILFPILFYIPIQAQDERTKTETKVVEGESPNRITTKNNTTVTESLRKENGQNIPEESQIVVTGSRGERRLKDSTVATEVISRKKIEASGARNAAEVLETQLGIDVVPFFGGSRVRMLGLDSQYVLILIDGERIAGRLNNAVDLSRFKVQNLERIEIVKGASSALYGADAIGGVINLITREADKKLSYEMRTTYGNGSRKNFNTEGEFNTNANMGFRNEFVSGAVSAGYNKNPGYRLVPNSQATTGNAYQDLNTGINLTFNPDGNFKGKTRILYQHRDQNGVDVTQSKAIFDRNNKTHDFLATGSLEYGFGKRNLISFRGNISKWENKYYNNQRGANELDVKQLNAELTSQGTVQLDMEASERHFITIGAESFANELESDRLQSRYVYRTRKAVFFQDEWTVSSSPRIRVIPGVRYDDDSQFGNQTTPKLAVRYDIFQNLVWRTSYGRGFRPPSFQELYLRFENPAVGYVVEGNPNLKPERSITINSDLEYSPFSFLTFSLSLYRNDIINLIQYKFDSNKGKEFAEFQLQNIAKAYTRGGEFGVQYRFLKYFTLELGYNHTDTRDLNTDRPLEGRALHQASANFIYTSPGGFQFNLRGKHLDKRPFYSATNNLAGQDYIPTEVKLNENPPVIYGKPFTILNVRIEQKFFNKHFSLFLGVDNVLNQYELAYNPTRPRFYYGGFSAQF; this is encoded by the coding sequence ATGTTCTTTTCGATCCGTCGGTTCTTTCAACTCAAATCGATTCAGATCTTATTTCCTATTCTCTTTTACATTCCAATCCAAGCTCAAGATGAAAGGACAAAAACTGAAACCAAAGTCGTTGAGGGCGAATCGCCGAACAGAATTACTACGAAAAACAACACTACAGTCACCGAATCACTTCGAAAAGAAAACGGGCAAAACATTCCAGAAGAATCCCAAATCGTAGTCACAGGTTCCAGAGGCGAACGAAGACTCAAAGACTCCACGGTCGCGACCGAAGTAATCTCCCGTAAAAAAATAGAAGCCAGCGGTGCAAGAAACGCAGCCGAAGTTTTAGAAACCCAATTGGGAATCGATGTAGTTCCATTCTTTGGAGGTTCAAGAGTTCGAATGCTCGGTCTTGATTCGCAATACGTTCTGATTCTAATTGACGGAGAAAGGATTGCAGGACGTTTAAACAATGCCGTGGACCTCAGCAGATTCAAAGTTCAAAACTTAGAGAGAATCGAAATCGTTAAAGGCGCCTCATCTGCATTATACGGAGCAGACGCAATCGGAGGAGTCATCAACCTCATCACGAGAGAAGCTGATAAAAAACTCAGCTACGAAATGCGCACAACTTACGGAAACGGAAGTCGAAAGAATTTCAATACCGAAGGAGAATTCAATACCAACGCCAACATGGGTTTTAGAAACGAGTTCGTCAGCGGTGCTGTTTCTGCAGGTTACAATAAAAACCCAGGTTACAGACTGGTTCCGAATTCTCAGGCTACAACTGGAAACGCATATCAGGATTTAAACACAGGGATCAATCTCACCTTTAATCCGGACGGAAACTTCAAAGGCAAAACTAGAATTCTTTACCAACATAGGGATCAAAACGGAGTAGACGTAACTCAATCCAAAGCAATTTTTGATCGGAATAATAAAACGCACGATTTTCTAGCCACGGGTTCTTTGGAATATGGATTTGGAAAAAGAAATTTGATCTCCTTTCGAGGAAACATTTCCAAATGGGAAAACAAATACTACAACAACCAAAGAGGGGCGAACGAATTAGACGTGAAACAATTGAACGCAGAACTCACTTCCCAAGGAACCGTTCAATTGGACATGGAAGCTTCTGAAAGGCATTTTATCACGATAGGCGCGGAATCCTTTGCAAACGAATTAGAATCGGATCGGTTACAGAGTCGGTACGTATATAGAACTAGAAAGGCTGTATTCTTTCAAGACGAGTGGACTGTCTCCAGTTCTCCTCGAATTCGAGTGATTCCGGGAGTAAGATACGACGACGATTCTCAATTTGGTAATCAAACAACTCCTAAGCTTGCAGTCCGTTACGATATTTTTCAGAACTTAGTTTGGAGGACGAGCTACGGAAGGGGTTTTCGTCCACCCAGCTTTCAGGAATTATATCTTCGCTTTGAAAACCCGGCCGTGGGTTACGTTGTGGAAGGGAACCCGAATTTAAAACCAGAACGATCAATCACGATCAACTCGGACTTGGAATACAGTCCTTTTAGTTTTTTGACATTTTCCCTCAGTTTATACCGCAACGACATTATCAACTTAATCCAGTACAAATTCGATTCGAACAAAGGAAAGGAATTTGCCGAATTTCAATTACAGAACATCGCAAAGGCATATACGAGAGGAGGGGAATTCGGAGTTCAGTATAGATTCTTAAAATACTTCACACTCGAATTGGGTTATAATCATACGGATACAAGAGATCTAAATACGGACAGACCTTTAGAAGGAAGAGCGCTTCATCAGGCGTCCGCAAATTTCATCTACACTTCCCCTGGGGGATTCCAATTCAACCTGAGAGGAAAACATCTGGATAAAAGGCCGTTTTATAGTGCCACGAACAATCTGGCAGGACAAGATTATATTCCCACCGAAGTTAAATTGAACGAAAATCCTCCCGTGATTTACGGAAAACCATTTACGATTTTGAATGTAAGAATCGAACAGAAATTCTTCAATAAACACTTTTCTCTTTTTTTGGGAGTGGATAACGTGCTCAATCAATACGAACTTGCCTACAATCCAACTCGACCTCGATTTTATTACGGCGGATTTTCCGCTCAATTTTAG
- a CDS encoding MFS transporter produces MKKSAYFLPVAVFLAMLPVTMIVPVFKEIVKDRFQSGNGEVAWFLSIAMLGSFVFSPIAGFLSDYFGTRKKLIVLFCGFDALLLNLLPYAENLPTLLFFRFLEGGAHVFVIGLLLASVADFEHGETKLEFGNGSLMGLSGMLLSLGGAVGLSFGFLGKQDPTLPFRIGSGILLFLGWIVYRLVPEEKFRYSKKHSWKKSGVLFLTHPLLLFPLAFQFLDRFTSGYFMSSLNLRLREKFFLNPSETGKMLSLVFLPMALLSYPAIRLSKRTGKYFPVAIGSLIYGVSLAFSGMFQSVIWIGVSLLFCGLGAGLMFATSLRLASSLCKRENNGLVMAGLMGFGSLGFFLGPISSVGLDQISTTWAPFSGSSLTAFVFGSAQILIVLMSIPFYKILNKKEL; encoded by the coding sequence TTGAAAAAATCAGCCTACTTTCTGCCAGTGGCCGTTTTTTTGGCGATGCTTCCGGTCACGATGATCGTGCCTGTATTTAAGGAAATTGTAAAGGATAGATTTCAATCGGGCAATGGAGAAGTCGCCTGGTTTTTGAGTATAGCGATGCTCGGGTCCTTTGTTTTTTCACCGATCGCTGGCTTTCTTTCGGATTATTTCGGAACTCGTAAAAAACTCATCGTTCTTTTTTGCGGGTTTGATGCCTTACTTTTAAATCTTCTTCCTTATGCGGAAAATCTCCCCACACTTTTATTTTTTCGCTTTTTGGAAGGAGGAGCGCACGTATTCGTGATTGGATTACTTCTCGCTTCCGTCGCTGACTTTGAGCATGGAGAAACTAAACTCGAATTCGGCAACGGAAGTTTGATGGGTTTATCCGGAATGTTACTTTCTTTAGGAGGGGCCGTGGGACTTTCTTTCGGCTTTTTAGGGAAACAGGATCCAACTCTACCGTTTCGAATCGGTTCTGGAATTTTATTATTTCTTGGTTGGATCGTATATCGACTTGTTCCTGAAGAAAAGTTTAGATACTCGAAAAAACATTCTTGGAAAAAATCCGGCGTTCTCTTTTTAACTCACCCTCTTCTTTTGTTTCCTCTCGCATTCCAATTCTTGGATCGTTTCACTTCCGGATATTTTATGAGTTCTCTGAATCTGCGCCTTCGGGAAAAGTTTTTCCTGAATCCTTCCGAGACTGGAAAAATGTTATCCTTAGTTTTTTTACCGATGGCTCTTTTATCTTATCCTGCGATTCGTCTTTCCAAAAGAACCGGAAAGTATTTTCCAGTTGCCATCGGGTCGTTAATCTACGGGGTTTCTTTGGCCTTTTCCGGAATGTTTCAGTCGGTTATATGGATCGGCGTTTCACTTCTATTCTGCGGATTGGGTGCGGGGTTGATGTTTGCCACTTCTTTACGACTCGCCTCTTCCCTTTGTAAGCGCGAAAATAACGGGCTTGTGATGGCTGGTCTGATGGGATTCGGCTCTCTTGGATTTTTTTTAGGTCCGATCTCTTCGGTGGGGCTGGATCAGATCTCTACTACTTGGGCTCCTTTTTCAGGATCTTCTCTCACCGCATTCGTATTCGGATCTGCACAGATTCTAATCGTTTTGATGAGCATTCCGTTTTACAAGATTCTCAATAAAAAAGAACTTTAG
- a CDS encoding heme oxygenase (biliverdin-producing), translating into MSLATILREGTSEEHKAAEGSAFIRCFMKGILEKGTYAKHLEAFYFVYESMEEELERHTGNAVLKSIHFQELYRKDALLEDLQFFYGTWKPTDRQPSAATQVYVKRIRNISETRPELLAAHSYVRYLGDLSGGQILKKVAARALNLPEGQGISFYEFPAIQDINGFKQNYRTALDSLPVNDSEKQAILSESKQVFLLNQGIFSELEQDLISAIGKEVYDTVLGKG; encoded by the coding sequence ATGAGTTTAGCAACCATTTTACGAGAAGGAACATCCGAAGAACACAAAGCTGCAGAAGGTTCCGCTTTCATTCGTTGTTTTATGAAGGGAATTTTGGAAAAAGGAACTTATGCAAAACATTTAGAAGCGTTTTACTTTGTTTACGAATCTATGGAAGAAGAGTTGGAACGCCATACAGGAAATGCGGTACTAAAATCGATTCATTTTCAAGAGCTTTATCGAAAAGATGCACTTTTAGAAGATCTTCAATTCTTTTATGGAACCTGGAAACCAACCGATCGCCAGCCTAGCGCGGCGACTCAAGTTTATGTGAAAAGAATCCGTAATATTTCCGAAACTCGGCCCGAATTGTTAGCTGCGCATTCCTATGTCCGTTATTTGGGAGATCTTTCCGGTGGGCAGATCTTGAAAAAAGTTGCGGCCAGGGCTTTGAACCTTCCGGAAGGACAAGGGATTTCTTTTTACGAATTTCCCGCTATTCAAGATATCAACGGATTCAAACAAAATTATCGTACCGCGTTGGACTCTCTGCCCGTAAACGATTCCGAAAAACAAGCGATTCTATCCGAATCCAAACAGGTATTTCTTTTAAATCAGGGAATTTTTTCTGAACTGGAACAGGACTTGATTTCTGCAATCGGTAAGGAAGTTTACGATACCGTTTTGGGAAAAGGCTGA